From Bacteroidota bacterium, a single genomic window includes:
- a CDS encoding NAD(P)H-binding protein: MEQASVIVFGASGKTGQQICQKLAEKDVQHFAFVRKGSEDKVKTQSTALIFGSVLNKEDVEKAFKAHPLITDVVIALGSRDLKKSFIRSTGTQNILDVMTKLSARCKIHVISALGVGES; encoded by the coding sequence ATGGAACAGGCGTCCGTCATCGTTTTTGGAGCATCCGGCAAAACGGGGCAACAAATTTGCCAGAAATTGGCCGAAAAGGATGTGCAACATTTCGCTTTTGTCAGGAAGGGCTCCGAAGACAAAGTCAAGACACAAAGCACAGCATTGATCTTCGGCAGCGTGTTGAACAAGGAGGACGTAGAGAAAGCTTTCAAGGCCCATCCGCTGATTACAGATGTCGTCATCGCATTGGGGAGCAGGGACTTGAAAAAGTCTTTTATTCGGTCAACCGGGACGCAAAACATCCTGGATGTCATGACCAAGCTTTCTGCCCGCTGCAAAATCCATGTGATCAGTGCATTGGGTGTGGGCGAAAGTTGA
- a CDS encoding NAD(P)H-binding protein: protein MQDHGLQEEAIVKSGFPFHILRPVGLTDGVATGKVLVQNAGFLPNNSIARADVALYLVESLLSDRSASLCKCCGFGAKQAGEAG, encoded by the coding sequence ATGCAAGACCATGGGCTCCAAGAGGAAGCTATCGTAAAAAGCGGGTTTCCATTTCACATCCTCCGGCCCGTGGGGTTGACCGATGGCGTGGCAACCGGCAAGGTCCTTGTTCAAAACGCAGGATTCTTGCCCAACAACAGCATCGCAAGAGCAGATGTCGCTTTATATTTGGTGGAAAGCCTGTTGTCTGATCGGTCGGCTTCTCTTTGTAAATGTTGTGGATTTGGCGCCAAGCAAGCCGGCGAAGCCGGTTGA
- a CDS encoding class I SAM-dependent methyltransferase, whose product MKALLLASLLIAMVTGSLFAQVHHHQHEAHDSTETANEHMHQSSTAELIQRFESPERDAYQQPEKVMAWLGKLKGKKVMDIGAGSGYFSVKLAAKGATVIAADVNQEFLDHIQKRIHENDLKGIQLRKIPYDSPDLADAEVDMVLIVNTYHHIENRIAYFAKVKKGTKPKGELVIIDFLKTDVPVGPPVEHKVSIDEVIGELRKAGYSRFEVNVDLLPYQYLIKAN is encoded by the coding sequence ATGAAAGCTCTCCTCCTTGCAAGTTTGTTGATCGCCATGGTGACAGGCTCCCTGTTTGCGCAGGTGCATCATCATCAACATGAAGCCCACGACAGCACCGAAACGGCCAATGAACACATGCATCAATCTTCGACGGCAGAATTGATCCAGCGATTTGAGTCCCCGGAGCGGGATGCCTATCAGCAACCGGAAAAGGTGATGGCATGGCTCGGGAAATTGAAGGGCAAAAAGGTCATGGACATCGGGGCCGGATCCGGTTATTTTTCGGTGAAATTGGCAGCCAAGGGCGCAACGGTGATTGCGGCGGATGTGAACCAGGAGTTTCTCGATCATATTCAAAAGCGCATTCACGAAAATGACCTGAAAGGCATCCAATTGCGGAAAATACCCTATGACAGCCCGGATTTGGCGGACGCCGAAGTGGACATGGTCTTGATTGTGAACACCTATCACCACATCGAAAACCGGATCGCTTACTTTGCAAAGGTGAAAAAGGGAACGAAGCCCAAAGGGGAATTGGTGATCATCGACTTTCTGAAGACGGATGTTCCCGTGGGGCCGCCGGTGGAGCATAAGGTTTCGATCGATGAGGTCATCGGAGAGCTGCGGAAGGCGGGTTATTCCCGGTTTGAAGTCAACGTGGATTTGTTGCCCTATCAGTATTTGATCAAAGCCAATTGA
- a CDS encoding CotH kinase family protein — MIKMKNIFILSVLLLAGLKQHAQSFYDLNTVQTIQIVFTQSNWDQLLDAEAAGAGNYIMAQSITINGTLFDSVGVKYKGNSTYNPNQVKNPFHIELDTYKSQDYQGFKDIKLSNVAKDPSFLREVLSYQILGQYMDAPRSNYANVYVNGTLIGLYSNSESITKTFADNHFYSNDNAFFKCNPPAGAGPGSTNLPNLVYQGTDSSLYYTAYELKSAGGWGELIDLCDTLKNTTASIERILDVDRALWMIAFDNALVNLDSYIGGFAQNYYLYRDDYRRFIPVVWDLNESFGRFSSTGTGNLTTTLAKQQMTPLLHENDVLFPLIQELLAVPMYKRMYLAHFKTILEENFANGSYAATGQSLQTLIDAHVQADNNKFFTYANFTANLNTDVTGGGPNGTTPGITNLMNGRNSYLLGLSEFTQIQPTISNVAPSNATPLQNDPVTITATVTDESTVYLGYRTALGAPFQRLTMYDDGAHNDGAANDDVYGLQVTMTTTFMQYYIYAENSNAGKFSPVRAEHEFYELVTTAPAASDLVLNELMASNSTTQADSSGEFDDWIELYNNSSSAISLDGYYLSDNANNLLKWEFPANSTINASDFYMVWADEDSSQGANHANFKLSAAGETLYLVNASGVVVDQVTFMNQATDTSHGRYVNGTGPFQTMPPTFDAVNHLFGGLAVADADAIGLQAYPNPVHDRLHLALATASRKPMEVYIIDMSGRTTYQGSIQDHLVVETANWPSGMYVVRVGESLLRVVVQ, encoded by the coding sequence ATGATAAAAATGAAGAATATTTTCATTCTGTCCGTGCTTTTGCTCGCAGGCTTGAAGCAGCATGCACAAAGTTTTTACGACCTGAACACGGTCCAAACCATCCAAATCGTTTTCACGCAATCCAATTGGGATCAACTCCTCGATGCCGAGGCTGCAGGCGCCGGCAACTACATCATGGCCCAATCCATCACGATCAACGGCACCCTGTTTGACAGCGTCGGTGTGAAATACAAAGGCAATAGTACCTACAACCCCAATCAAGTCAAAAACCCTTTCCACATCGAATTGGATACCTACAAGTCCCAAGACTATCAAGGGTTCAAAGACATCAAACTGAGCAATGTCGCCAAGGATCCGTCCTTTCTCAGGGAGGTGCTTTCCTATCAGATCCTCGGGCAATACATGGACGCTCCCCGGTCCAACTATGCCAATGTCTATGTCAATGGTACCCTGATCGGATTGTACAGCAATTCAGAATCGATCACCAAGACATTTGCAGACAACCACTTCTATTCCAATGACAACGCCTTTTTCAAATGCAATCCACCTGCGGGTGCCGGACCCGGCTCCACCAATTTGCCCAACCTCGTTTACCAAGGCACCGACAGCTCCCTCTACTACACAGCCTACGAACTAAAATCTGCCGGAGGATGGGGAGAACTGATCGATCTCTGCGACACACTCAAGAATACCACAGCATCCATCGAGAGGATTTTGGACGTGGACCGGGCGCTATGGATGATTGCCTTCGACAACGCCTTGGTCAACCTGGACAGCTACATCGGAGGTTTTGCACAGAATTACTACCTCTACCGCGATGATTACCGTCGCTTCATTCCTGTCGTTTGGGACTTGAACGAATCTTTTGGGCGGTTTTCCTCCACCGGGACCGGTAATCTCACCACCACCTTGGCCAAACAGCAAATGACGCCGCTACTGCATGAAAATGATGTGCTGTTTCCCCTGATCCAAGAGCTTCTTGCGGTCCCCATGTACAAGCGTATGTATTTGGCGCATTTCAAGACCATCTTGGAAGAGAATTTCGCCAATGGCAGTTATGCCGCGACCGGACAGAGCTTGCAAACCTTGATCGACGCCCACGTGCAGGCCGACAACAACAAGTTTTTCACCTACGCCAATTTCACCGCCAACCTCAATACAGATGTCACGGGCGGCGGGCCAAACGGTACCACGCCTGGCATCACCAACTTGATGAATGGGCGCAACAGCTATCTGCTCGGGCTCTCCGAATTCACACAAATTCAACCCACCATCAGCAATGTAGCGCCCTCCAATGCTACCCCGCTGCAAAACGATCCCGTGACCATCACGGCCACCGTTACGGATGAAAGCACCGTTTATCTTGGCTACCGCACGGCCCTCGGCGCCCCTTTCCAACGCCTGACCATGTACGACGACGGTGCCCACAACGACGGTGCAGCCAATGACGATGTTTATGGCCTTCAGGTCACGATGACCACTACCTTCATGCAATACTACATCTATGCGGAAAACAGCAATGCAGGCAAGTTTTCACCCGTGCGCGCAGAGCATGAGTTCTATGAACTCGTAACCACTGCTCCAGCTGCCAGTGATTTGGTCCTCAATGAATTGATGGCTTCCAACTCCACCACACAAGCAGACTCCAGCGGTGAATTTGACGACTGGATCGAACTCTACAACAACTCGAGCAGCGCGATCTCCTTGGACGGCTATTACCTCAGTGACAATGCAAACAATCTGCTCAAATGGGAATTCCCTGCCAATAGCACCATCAATGCATCCGACTTCTACATGGTCTGGGCAGACGAAGATTCATCCCAAGGCGCCAACCATGCCAACTTCAAGCTCTCCGCCGCAGGGGAGACCCTCTACCTTGTGAATGCCTCCGGTGTCGTGGTTGATCAAGTCACATTCATGAACCAAGCCACCGACACCTCCCATGGCCGCTATGTCAATGGTACCGGCCCCTTCCAGACGATGCCCCCTACCTTTGATGCCGTCAATCACCTTTTTGGCGGGCTCGCAGTCGCCGATGCTGATGCCATCGGCCTCCAAGCTTATCCCAATCCTGTACACGATCGCTTGCACCTCGCGCTCGCGACCGCAAGTCGGAAGCCCATGGAGGTGTACATCATCGACATGTCCGGGCGCACGACCTATCAAGGCTCCATCCAAGATCACCTTGTGGTGGAGACCGCCAATTGGCCCAGCGGCATGTATGTCGTGCGGGTTGGAGAAAGCTTGCTGCGGGTGGTGGTGCAGTAG